One window from the genome of Paenibacillus azoreducens encodes:
- a CDS encoding suppressor of fused domain protein has product MSEEANTSGWDAIDQELSRIYGDQEPKHYGTILPYSLGGQDPLDGLSAYKSDTPVPHWHFVTYGFSELYEKESENAEYSGYGFELTFRLARSEEEEEPPAWALNLLQNMGRYVFNSGNVFRSGDYLDANGPICLGADTLLTALAFTLDPELPAIDTPNGRMEFIQMVGITGDELEAMQTWNTLGVLKAGLGQFPGYVTDLSRDSLLQIPSVAEAIEKGMEQEGSNTGILYVDQLAWEPGKKGWFSKNPDMVKLGAKQAGVIGKLLRGRILKGKSLILVGQEIRVVFEPGENAGCSTEDHEVTITLNEAAAAELSQSLVPQESAFELFSLPGLKFQIVKTHIKDQEGNVVETIG; this is encoded by the coding sequence ATGAGCGAAGAAGCAAACACATCCGGCTGGGATGCGATTGATCAGGAATTATCCAGAATTTACGGGGACCAGGAGCCAAAACATTATGGAACCATCCTTCCGTATTCGCTGGGAGGGCAAGATCCGCTCGACGGTCTCAGCGCATACAAAAGCGACACGCCCGTTCCGCACTGGCATTTTGTAACGTATGGATTTTCCGAATTGTATGAAAAAGAATCGGAAAATGCCGAGTACAGCGGGTATGGATTCGAATTGACGTTTCGGCTTGCACGGAGCGAAGAAGAGGAGGAGCCGCCGGCTTGGGCGTTGAATCTGCTGCAAAATATGGGAAGATACGTCTTTAATAGCGGCAATGTTTTCAGATCAGGCGATTATTTGGATGCCAATGGGCCGATTTGCTTGGGCGCGGATACGCTTTTAACCGCACTTGCTTTTACGTTGGACCCCGAGCTGCCTGCGATCGATACGCCCAATGGACGGATGGAGTTTATTCAAATGGTAGGTATTACGGGGGATGAGCTTGAGGCGATGCAGACCTGGAATACGTTAGGGGTGCTGAAAGCAGGCTTGGGGCAGTTTCCGGGTTATGTCACGGATTTATCACGCGATTCTCTTTTGCAGATTCCATCGGTTGCAGAGGCGATAGAAAAAGGAATGGAGCAAGAAGGCTCCAATACCGGCATTTTATATGTTGATCAGCTGGCCTGGGAGCCGGGGAAAAAAGGGTGGTTCAGCAAAAATCCGGACATGGTCAAACTCGGTGCGAAGCAAGCGGGAGTTATCGGTAAGCTGCTGCGCGGACGGATTTTGAAAGGGAAAAGCCTCATCCTGGTTGGCCAAGAGATCCGGGTTGTATTTGAGCCGGGCGAGAACGCCGGGTGCAGCACCGAGGATCATGAAGTCACCATCACTTTGAATGAGGCAGCCGCCGCCGAGCTCAGCCAAAGCTTGGTACCGCAGGAAAGCGCATTTGAGCTGTTCTCTTTACCGGGACTTAAGTTCCAAATCGTGAAAACCCACATTAAAGATCAGGAAGGAAACGTCGTCGAAACGATCGGATGA